The Acidobacteriota bacterium genome has a segment encoding these proteins:
- a CDS encoding radical SAM peptide maturase, CXXX-repeat target family codes for MSSVKNDPVKIETDRSWEASRSKNVTFVVTEDCQLRCRYCYMVGKNKAGRLKFDVARRAIDYLLGARDLVTEPSVVWDFIGGEPFLEVELIDRICDYFKVRAYELDHPWFERYRFSFSTNGLLYNDARVQRYIAKNSSHLSVQITVDGTRAKHDLQRVYPDGRGSYDDVARNIPRWLEQFPKSSTKVTVSSDDIPRIKESVLHLWGLGIKEVNINVVFEDVWKPGDDERFEAQLMALADETIDRRLYETRSCSFFSKTIGAPYVDNNNWCGAGRMLAVDHRGNFYPCVRFLGFSLQKRPALTIGNCLDGLDRNRLRPFLTLDMVSQSPEECLDCGVATGCAWCQGANYDFADTRTIFQRSVAICRMHKARVRANNYFWNRLGRKLGRDLRAEPRGGEGAGPC; via the coding sequence GTGTCCAGCGTCAAGAACGATCCGGTCAAGATCGAGACGGACAGGTCCTGGGAGGCCAGCCGCTCCAAGAACGTCACCTTCGTCGTCACCGAGGACTGCCAGCTCCGCTGCCGCTACTGCTACATGGTCGGCAAGAACAAGGCCGGCCGGCTCAAGTTCGACGTCGCCCGGCGGGCCATCGACTACCTGCTCGGGGCCCGGGACCTCGTCACCGAACCCTCCGTCGTCTGGGACTTCATCGGCGGCGAGCCCTTCCTCGAGGTCGAGCTCATCGACCGCATCTGCGATTATTTCAAGGTCCGGGCCTACGAGCTCGATCACCCCTGGTTCGAGCGCTACCGGTTCAGCTTCTCGACCAACGGCCTCCTCTACAACGACGCGCGGGTCCAGCGCTACATCGCCAAGAACTCGTCCCACCTGAGCGTCCAGATCACCGTCGACGGCACGCGGGCCAAGCACGATCTCCAGCGGGTCTATCCCGACGGCCGGGGCTCCTACGACGACGTCGCCCGGAACATCCCCCGCTGGCTGGAGCAGTTCCCCAAGTCCTCGACCAAGGTCACCGTCTCGAGCGACGACATCCCCCGCATCAAGGAGAGCGTCCTGCACCTCTGGGGCTTGGGCATCAAGGAGGTCAATATCAACGTCGTCTTCGAGGACGTCTGGAAGCCCGGCGACGACGAGCGCTTCGAAGCGCAGCTTATGGCCCTGGCCGACGAGACGATCGACCGCCGGCTCTACGAGACCCGGTCCTGCTCTTTCTTCTCCAAGACCATCGGCGCCCCGTACGTCGACAACAACAACTGGTGCGGGGCCGGCCGCATGCTGGCCGTCGATCACCGGGGGAACTTCTATCCCTGCGTCCGCTTCCTCGGCTTCTCGCTCCAGAAGCGCCCGGCCCTGACGATCGGCAATTGCCTCGACGGCCTCGACCGCAACAGGCTCAGGCCCTTCCTGACCCTGGACATGGTCAGCCAGAGCCCGGAGGAGTGCCTCGACTGCGGCGTCGCCACCGGGTGCGCCTGGTGCCAGGGCGCCAACTACGACTTCGCCGACACTCGGACGATCTTCCAGAGGTCGGTCGCCATCTGCAGGATGCACAAGGCCCGGGTCCGGGCCAACAACTATTTCTGGAACAGGCTCGGCCGCAAGCTCGGCCGGGACCTGCGGGCCGAGCCCCGGGGCGGCGAGGGGGCGGGCCCATGCTGA
- a CDS encoding DUF882 domain-containing protein, whose translation MKDHERAPRNARPLGRRRFLGLGAAAAAAPFVTRLAAFASPAAPLPPDRGLAFYNTHSAESEAVEYCRGGELLPASLARINYILRDTYTGEIKDIDLGLLDLLNELARALGAGEPFHVISGYRSPSTNEYLRLHGSGGVAVHSLHLLGKAIDIRVPGVKLRDLYRAAVGLRGGGVGYYPASDFIHVDVGRVRTW comes from the coding sequence ATGAAAGACCACGAGCGCGCTCCCCGGAACGCCCGGCCGCTGGGCCGGCGCCGTTTCCTCGGCCTCGGCGCGGCCGCCGCGGCCGCGCCCTTCGTGACGCGCCTGGCCGCCTTCGCCTCTCCGGCGGCGCCTCTGCCGCCCGACCGCGGCCTGGCTTTCTACAACACCCACTCGGCCGAATCGGAGGCCGTCGAGTATTGCCGCGGCGGCGAGCTCCTGCCCGCGTCGCTGGCCAGGATCAACTACATCCTCCGCGACACGTACACGGGGGAGATCAAGGACATCGACCTCGGCCTCCTCGACCTTCTCAACGAGCTGGCCCGGGCGCTCGGGGCCGGCGAGCCGTTCCACGTCATTTCCGGCTATCGCTCCCCCAGCACCAACGAATACCTGCGCCTGCACGGCAGCGGCGGGGTCGCCGTCCACAGCCTCCACCTCCTCGGCAAGGCCATCGACATCCGCGTCCCCGGGGTCAAGCTCCGGGACCTCTACCGCGCGGCCGTCGGCCTGCGGGGCGGAGGGGTGGGCTATTATCCGGCTTCGGACTTCATCCACGTCGACGTCGGCCGCGTCCGGACCTGGTGA
- a CDS encoding class II fructose-bisphosphate aldolase codes for MPVSYKDLGLSNTRDMFRRAFAGRYAVPAYNFNDMEQLQAIITACVETRSPVILQVSSGARKYANQTLLRYMAEGAVRMAREMEKAKGVSTPVPITLHLDHGDTFELAKSCIENGFSSVMIDGSHLPYDENIALTRQVVDYARPLDVSVEGELGRLAGIEDEVRADHSSYTDPGQVVDFVRRTTVDSLAISIGTSHGAYKFKPEQCTRDARGILVPPPLRFDILAEIEKQIPGFPIVLHGASSVIQEAVATINKYGGRLKDAIGVPEDQLRQAARSAVCKINIDTDGRMVMTGAIRQVFAEQPGEFDPRKYLGPARSALAEMYKKKNREVLGSAGRYGEEF; via the coding sequence ATGCCCGTTTCCTACAAAGATCTGGGTTTGTCCAACACCCGCGACATGTTCCGGCGGGCCTTCGCCGGGCGGTACGCGGTTCCGGCCTACAATTTCAACGACATGGAGCAGCTCCAGGCCATCATCACGGCCTGCGTCGAGACGCGCTCGCCGGTCATCCTCCAGGTCTCGAGCGGGGCCCGCAAGTACGCCAACCAGACCCTCCTCCGCTACATGGCCGAGGGCGCGGTCCGCATGGCCCGCGAGATGGAGAAGGCCAAGGGCGTGTCCACGCCGGTCCCCATCACGCTGCACCTCGACCACGGCGACACCTTCGAGCTGGCCAAGTCCTGCATCGAGAACGGCTTCTCGTCGGTCATGATCGACGGCTCGCACCTCCCCTACGATGAGAACATCGCCCTGACGCGGCAGGTCGTCGACTACGCCCGGCCGCTCGACGTCTCGGTCGAGGGCGAGCTCGGCCGCCTGGCCGGGATCGAGGACGAGGTCCGGGCCGATCACTCGAGTTACACCGATCCCGGGCAGGTCGTCGACTTCGTCAGGCGCACGACCGTCGATTCGCTGGCCATCTCCATCGGCACGTCCCACGGCGCCTACAAGTTCAAGCCCGAGCAGTGCACCCGCGACGCCCGCGGCATCCTCGTCCCGCCGCCGCTGCGGTTCGACATCCTGGCCGAGATCGAGAAGCAGATCCCCGGCTTCCCCATCGTCCTCCACGGCGCCTCCTCGGTCATCCAGGAGGCCGTGGCCACCATCAACAAGTACGGCGGCCGGCTGAAGGACGCCATCGGCGTGCCCGAGGACCAGCTGCGGCAGGCCGCCCGCTCGGCCGTCTGCAAGATCAACATCGACACGGACGGCCGGATGGTCATGACCGGCGCCATCCGCCAGGTCTTCGCCGAGCAGCCCGGCGAGTTCGACCCGCGCAAGTACCTCGGCCCGGCCCGGTCGGCCCTGGCCGAGATGTACAAGAAGAAGAACCGCGAGGTCCTCGGATCGGCCGGCCGCTACGGCGAAGAGTTCTGA
- a CDS encoding Cys-Xaa-Xaa-Xaa repeat radical SAM target protein yields the protein MKRRDFVGAVAKAAIPTIAVLALTRPGRLAAKPAAKAGDFDKGYSKGPNDCIVTCENGCRGCEGECLGTCKDACFLTCEGSCKYTCEGGCNGTCEGTCKGSCEKGCSGGAW from the coding sequence ATGAAGCGGCGCGATTTCGTCGGCGCCGTGGCCAAGGCGGCCATCCCGACGATCGCCGTCCTGGCCCTGACACGGCCGGGCCGCCTGGCGGCCAAGCCGGCCGCGAAAGCCGGGGACTTCGACAAAGGCTACTCCAAGGGACCGAACGACTGCATCGTCACCTGCGAGAACGGCTGCCGCGGCTGCGAAGGCGAGTGCCTGGGCACCTGCAAGGACGCCTGCTTCCTGACCTGCGAGGGCTCCTGCAAGTACACCTGCGAGGGCGGCTGCAACGGCACGTGCGAAGGGACCTGCAAGGGGAGCTGCGAGAAGGGCTGCTCCGGCGGGGCCTGGTGA
- a CDS encoding L,D-transpeptidase family protein, with protein sequence MRAALLAALAAASGCGRPPAVPPVELVRTALRARVGPPGTAGPVSCRRDMICGSEALPDFYRKRGLRPAWIDEGLALADARAFVAALRRVAEDGLDPANYHLAALESLIAETDAARKKGLRSVRPETLADLEMLLTDGFLLCGSHLAGGQVDPETLHSEWSVKRDAAADLAAVLEKGLAAGDVPAALDSLRPGNVIYLGIRKAYAICGALVAAGGWPAFPPGPKLARGDRDARIAALRRSLAIRGDLAGAGDAGGGDLFDGALEAGLKAFQARHGLEPDGVVGAATATALDVSAPDRLRQIRANLERWRWISRDLGERYVLVNVAGYRLGVFAGGRLELSMPAIVGRAYRQTPDFSGRIATVTINPAWNVPPKLAREDILPKVRQDPGYLRKKAIRVFAGWSEGAREIDPAAVDWTSVTPESLSYKFRQDPGPQNALGRILFLFPNKFDVYIHDTPERWLFSLPVRDFSSGCIRIEKPVDLAAHLLRGDPAWTRDRIAAAIAAGETKVIALRPTVPVHVLYWTTWLDADGRVQLRPDIYLRDAALVRALEERAPRPAR encoded by the coding sequence ATGCGCGCCGCGCTTCTGGCGGCCCTCGCGGCCGCGTCAGGCTGCGGCCGTCCGCCGGCCGTCCCGCCGGTTGAGCTCGTTCGGACCGCCCTGCGGGCCCGGGTCGGGCCGCCGGGCACGGCGGGGCCGGTGTCCTGCCGGCGCGACATGATCTGCGGCTCCGAGGCCCTTCCCGATTTTTACCGGAAGCGCGGATTACGTCCGGCCTGGATCGACGAGGGCCTCGCTCTCGCCGACGCCCGCGCCTTCGTGGCCGCCCTGCGCCGCGTGGCCGAAGACGGCCTCGACCCGGCCAATTACCACCTGGCCGCCCTCGAGTCCCTGATCGCCGAGACCGACGCGGCGCGCAAGAAGGGCCTCCGAAGCGTCCGTCCCGAAACCCTGGCCGACCTGGAGATGCTCCTGACCGACGGCTTCCTCCTTTGCGGATCGCACCTCGCCGGCGGCCAGGTCGATCCCGAGACACTCCATTCCGAATGGTCGGTCAAAAGGGACGCGGCGGCCGACCTGGCCGCCGTCCTGGAAAAAGGCCTGGCGGCCGGCGATGTCCCCGCCGCCCTCGACTCGCTGCGGCCCGGAAACGTCATCTATCTGGGGATCAGGAAAGCCTACGCCATCTGCGGGGCTCTCGTCGCCGCCGGCGGCTGGCCGGCTTTTCCGCCCGGCCCGAAGCTTGCCAGGGGGGACCGGGACGCCCGCATCGCCGCGCTCAGGCGGTCGCTGGCGATCAGGGGGGACCTCGCCGGCGCGGGCGACGCCGGCGGAGGGGACCTCTTTGACGGCGCCCTCGAGGCCGGGCTCAAGGCGTTCCAGGCCCGGCACGGTCTCGAGCCCGACGGCGTCGTCGGCGCAGCCACGGCCACGGCCCTCGACGTCTCGGCGCCGGACCGGCTGAGGCAGATCCGGGCCAACCTCGAGCGCTGGCGCTGGATCAGCCGGGACCTCGGAGAGAGATACGTCCTCGTCAACGTCGCCGGTTACCGGCTCGGGGTCTTCGCCGGGGGGCGCCTGGAGCTGTCCATGCCGGCCATCGTCGGCCGGGCCTACCGGCAGACGCCCGACTTCAGCGGCCGGATCGCGACGGTCACCATCAATCCCGCCTGGAACGTGCCTCCGAAGCTGGCCCGGGAGGACATTCTGCCCAAGGTCCGGCAGGACCCCGGCTATCTCAGGAAGAAGGCCATCCGCGTCTTCGCCGGCTGGTCGGAGGGGGCGCGGGAGATCGACCCCGCGGCCGTCGACTGGACCAGCGTCACGCCCGAGTCGCTTTCCTACAAGTTCCGGCAGGACCCCGGCCCGCAGAACGCGCTCGGCCGGATCCTGTTCCTGTTCCCGAACAAGTTCGACGTGTATATCCACGACACGCCCGAGCGCTGGCTCTTCAGCCTGCCCGTCCGGGATTTCAGCTCGGGCTGCATCCGGATCGAGAAGCCCGTCGATCTTGCCGCGCACCTTCTGAGGGGAGACCCCGCCTGGACGAGGGACAGGATCGCGGCGGCGATCGCCGCGGGGGAGACCAAGGTCATCGCCCTCCGGCCGACCGTCCCCGTCCACGTCCTTTACTGGACGACCTGGCTCGACGCCGACGGCCGGGTACAGCTGCGCCCGGACATCTATCTCCGGGACGCGGCCCTGGTCAGGGCCCTGGAAGAGCGCGCCCCGCGGCCGGCCCGGTAG
- the larA gene encoding nickel-dependent lactate racemase, producing MRIKLAYGKTGLPIELDDSLDVTVVEPAFVPALPDPAAAVRAALGSPIGSAPLRDLVRPGMRVGVVFSDITRPAPSPLLLGAILEVLDAVPGVEVTLFNALGTHRPNTEAELRTMLGDGILERRRIVQNDAFDPATQIRAGATSKGHETWLNAELMRCDLKVLTGFIEPHLFAGFSGGGKAILPGMAGQRTVLGNHDAGMVGHPKAIWGTTRGNPVWEEIREVAGQAGRLFLLNVTLNRDKAVTGVFAGDLDRAHAEGCAFVKGSAMVAVPRPFDIVVTTNSGYPLDINLYQSVKGMRAADQVVRPGGAIIMAASCWDGIPDHGLYGTLLRQSRSPRELLDRITAPGFLEQDQWQAHIQALIQRKAEIYVRSDGLTDDQIRGALLEPCRRVEDTVEALVGRYGRRASICVLPEGPQTIPYIA from the coding sequence ATGCGCATCAAGCTGGCTTATGGAAAGACCGGGCTCCCGATCGAGCTCGACGATTCGCTCGACGTCACCGTTGTCGAGCCGGCGTTCGTTCCCGCCCTGCCCGACCCGGCCGCCGCGGTCCGGGCCGCCCTCGGGTCGCCCATCGGCTCGGCGCCGCTCCGCGATCTCGTCCGCCCCGGGATGCGGGTCGGGGTCGTTTTCAGCGACATCACCCGCCCCGCGCCGAGCCCGCTCCTTCTCGGGGCCATCCTGGAGGTCCTGGACGCCGTACCCGGCGTCGAGGTGACGCTGTTCAACGCCCTGGGCACCCACCGGCCCAACACGGAGGCCGAGCTGCGGACGATGCTGGGCGACGGTATCCTCGAGCGCCGCCGGATCGTCCAGAACGACGCCTTCGATCCGGCGACGCAGATCCGGGCCGGCGCGACCTCGAAAGGCCACGAGACCTGGCTCAACGCCGAGCTCATGCGCTGCGACCTGAAGGTCCTGACCGGCTTCATCGAGCCCCACCTCTTCGCCGGTTTCTCCGGCGGCGGCAAGGCGATCCTGCCGGGCATGGCCGGCCAGCGCACGGTCCTCGGCAACCACGACGCCGGCATGGTCGGCCACCCCAAGGCGATCTGGGGGACGACCCGCGGCAACCCCGTCTGGGAGGAGATCCGCGAGGTCGCCGGGCAGGCCGGGCGCCTGTTCCTGCTCAACGTGACCCTCAACCGCGACAAGGCCGTGACGGGCGTGTTCGCCGGCGACCTCGACCGGGCCCACGCCGAGGGCTGCGCCTTCGTCAAGGGCTCGGCCATGGTCGCCGTGCCGCGGCCGTTCGACATCGTCGTCACGACGAACTCCGGCTACCCGCTCGACATCAACCTCTATCAGTCGGTCAAGGGCATGCGCGCGGCCGACCAGGTGGTCAGGCCGGGCGGGGCCATCATCATGGCCGCGAGCTGCTGGGACGGCATCCCCGATCACGGGCTCTACGGGACGCTCCTGCGCCAGTCGCGCTCGCCCCGCGAGCTGCTCGACCGGATCACGGCGCCCGGCTTCCTCGAGCAGGACCAGTGGCAGGCCCACATCCAGGCGCTCATCCAGCGGAAGGCGGAGATCTACGTCCGCTCCGACGGCCTCACCGACGACCAGATCCGCGGCGCCCTGCTCGAACCCTGCCGCCGCGTCGAGGACACCGTCGAGGCGCTCGTCGGGCGCTACGGCCGCCGCGCCTCGATCTGCGTCCTGCCCGAAGGCCCGCAAACGATCCCGTACATCGCCTGA
- a CDS encoding CXXX repeat peptide modification system protein has protein sequence MKNPKGRPVGKVTEAERDEIKRLFERKNGLAELFKSVQSPEHPLYDRLVQDMGETATRFQRWWDETSRRYKWKGEAGAHWEIDFETCEIFLKKSS, from the coding sequence ATGAAGAACCCGAAAGGCCGGCCCGTTGGCAAGGTCACCGAGGCGGAGCGGGACGAGATCAAGCGCCTGTTCGAGCGCAAGAACGGCCTCGCGGAGCTCTTCAAGAGCGTCCAGAGCCCGGAGCACCCGCTCTACGACCGTCTCGTCCAGGACATGGGCGAGACGGCGACGAGGTTCCAGAGGTGGTGGGACGAGACGAGCCGGCGGTACAAGTGGAAGGGCGAGGCCGGCGCCCATTGGGAGATCGATTTCGAGACCTGCGAGATCTTCCTGAAGAAGAGCAGCTAG
- a CDS encoding serpin family protein: MMKKIPGRVAALAAAVLVLAAAVPARAQAPDDVQAVAKASNAFAGRLYGELAKEEGNLFFSPYSISSALAMTYEGARGRTAGQMAAVLGFSLPPDRLDPALAKLMAGLNAKNKPYELYVANALWGQARYPFAPAFLGALDKYFGGGFREVDYTGEGSREKARQEINAWTEDHTAKKIRDLIKPNILTPLTRLVLTNAVYFKGNWARQFRAADTRPMPFTVSATRTVDVPMMRQKAEFGYLEDDGVKALEMRYAGDDLSMVVLLPDSPAGLGELEAALPRKLDDWLAGLSKEKVEVFLPRFKLERDFVLNEPLAALGMEDAFSEAADFSGMRSDCAKDLYITKVVHKAFVDVNEEGTEAAAATAVVVGTKSIMMNPVFKADHPFIFLVRDVRTGTVLFMGRMAEPK, translated from the coding sequence ATGATGAAGAAGATCCCCGGAAGGGTCGCGGCCCTCGCGGCCGCGGTCCTCGTACTTGCGGCGGCTGTCCCGGCCCGGGCCCAGGCGCCGGATGACGTCCAGGCCGTCGCCAAGGCCTCGAACGCGTTCGCCGGCCGGCTTTACGGCGAGCTGGCCAAGGAGGAGGGGAACCTGTTCTTCTCCCCCTACAGCATCTCCTCGGCCCTGGCGATGACCTACGAAGGCGCCCGCGGCCGCACGGCCGGTCAGATGGCCGCCGTCCTCGGCTTCTCCCTGCCTCCGGACAGGCTCGACCCGGCCCTGGCGAAGCTCATGGCCGGCCTCAACGCCAAGAACAAGCCTTACGAGCTCTACGTCGCCAACGCCCTCTGGGGCCAGGCCCGCTACCCCTTCGCCCCCGCTTTTCTCGGGGCCCTCGACAAGTATTTCGGCGGCGGCTTCAGGGAAGTGGACTACACCGGAGAGGGGAGCCGGGAGAAGGCCCGGCAGGAGATCAACGCCTGGACCGAGGACCACACGGCGAAGAAGATCAGGGACCTGATCAAGCCGAACATCCTGACCCCCCTGACCCGCCTCGTCCTGACGAACGCCGTCTATTTCAAGGGGAATTGGGCCCGCCAGTTCAGGGCCGCGGACACCAGGCCCATGCCCTTCACCGTCTCGGCGACCCGCACGGTCGACGTCCCGATGATGCGCCAGAAAGCGGAGTTCGGCTACCTCGAGGACGACGGCGTAAAGGCGCTGGAGATGCGCTATGCCGGCGACGACCTGTCCATGGTCGTCCTGCTGCCGGATTCCCCCGCCGGGCTCGGCGAGCTCGAAGCGGCCCTGCCGCGGAAGCTCGACGATTGGCTGGCCGGCCTGTCCAAGGAGAAAGTCGAGGTTTTCCTGCCCCGCTTCAAGCTGGAGCGGGACTTCGTCCTGAACGAGCCTCTCGCCGCCCTGGGGATGGAGGACGCCTTCTCCGAGGCGGCCGACTTCTCGGGCATGAGGTCCGACTGCGCCAAGGACCTCTATATAACCAAGGTCGTCCACAAGGCCTTTGTCGACGTCAACGAGGAGGGGACCGAGGCGGCGGCGGCCACGGCCGTGGTCGTAGGGACAAAATCGATCATGATGAACCCCGTCTTCAAGGCCGACCATCCCTTCATCTTCCTGGTCCGGGACGTCCGCACCGGCACCGTCCTGTTCATGGGGAGGATGGCCGAGCCGAAATAG
- a CDS encoding CXXX repeat peptide maturase, protein MLKYLLVVLARDATSFCHYEAGGRRRGGADMIPLDRLEAAVLFALKNNLKVNFLYPGRRLGRAYDKLVESVDHVKIVPFAARSGHPGAILVVESSEIPGAADLAGLRGENFILRLRRADLPLLAAALKRLLPRAKRINVVLADVAGCGEAEYAEYRRQLEKILPEVLKLAARPDPPELNVLTDRLALGRMNNCEAGLAHLTVGPNGRLYLCPAFYYADPHESLGEIRGEIGIGNRRLLELKCAPICRICDAYQCKRCVFLNRALTLELNTPSAEQCRLAHVEREASRLYLGRLRESGSGEGLADIPEIAYQDPFDVAVEKKMSIADFKKL, encoded by the coding sequence ATGCTGAAGTACCTCCTGGTCGTCCTGGCCCGGGACGCGACCTCGTTCTGCCACTACGAAGCAGGCGGCCGCCGGCGGGGCGGCGCGGACATGATCCCCCTGGACCGGCTCGAGGCGGCCGTCCTCTTCGCCCTGAAGAACAACCTCAAGGTCAACTTCCTCTATCCCGGCCGCAGGCTGGGGCGGGCCTACGACAAGCTCGTCGAGAGCGTCGATCACGTCAAGATCGTGCCTTTCGCGGCCCGGTCGGGCCATCCGGGGGCCATCCTGGTCGTCGAGTCCTCCGAGATCCCCGGCGCCGCCGATCTGGCCGGCCTCCGCGGCGAGAACTTCATCCTCCGGCTGCGGCGGGCCGACCTGCCGCTCCTGGCCGCGGCCCTCAAGCGGCTCCTGCCCCGGGCCAAGCGGATCAACGTGGTCCTGGCCGACGTCGCCGGCTGCGGCGAGGCCGAATACGCCGAATACCGGCGCCAGCTCGAGAAGATCCTGCCCGAGGTCCTGAAGCTCGCGGCCCGGCCGGACCCGCCGGAGCTGAACGTCCTGACCGACCGGCTGGCGCTTGGCCGGATGAACAACTGCGAGGCCGGCCTGGCCCACCTGACCGTGGGGCCGAACGGCCGGCTCTATCTCTGCCCGGCCTTCTATTACGCCGATCCGCACGAAAGCCTGGGCGAGATCCGCGGCGAGATCGGCATCGGCAACCGCCGCCTCCTCGAGCTCAAGTGCGCCCCGATCTGCCGGATCTGCGACGCCTATCAGTGCAAGCGGTGCGTTTTCCTGAACCGGGCCCTGACCCTTGAGCTCAACACGCCCTCGGCCGAGCAGTGCCGGCTGGCCCACGTCGAACGGGAGGCCTCCCGGCTCTATCTCGGCCGGCTCCGGGAGTCCGGCTCCGGGGAGGGCCTGGCCGACATCCCGGAGATCGCCTACCAGGATCCGTTCGACGTCGCCGTGGAAAAGAAGATGTCCATCGCCGATTTCAAGAAGCTCTGA
- a CDS encoding mucoidy inhibitor MuiA family protein: MKKTLLIVGLGLALAAPAASGAGQAAADVSGASTIESVTIYQNRCMITRTMTGDVVPGPHTWEFRDLPAQLLEESVRVSGRGTAGARILDIRIQQALGSESSQAALKDLKKKRDDLAAQLLEIADRLDVLAKEADLVKAVSVLKPGDDKSAAAAGQAGNTTEWQRRLDFIDVQLPKILEQTRRLNAEKDALEMKRDAAQHDLDQQASLLVRQRKAVLVDVEVTRAGSEKLSLSYVVPGVTWSPSYDLRIDSQKDEATLTYQALVTQATGEDWNSVQLFLSTAEPALQSRPQRLEAWRVDTESGETGAISCFVADPEGTPLSGATVTVTGGAFRRSLTSDARGRVLFVNLKPGTYNLRAELQGFNSVLRDGIEVRPGRRASLDLALPLAALEEQISVAAKVSYNDLVAAEEAPVPEEEAAIETAEAADRTMATVFEIKQRQNVPSSREKKKVTIAVETLPVEKEFLTVPKLAETVSLNARITNAAEFLLLPGRASLFYDNDYISTAEVPFVAPNDRFALAVGDVPGVKVRWRQVSKTRTETGLVGKKVQLTYEIAITLENLTRAPRALLVKDQVPVTTSKDVTIDILQAVPEPVKTVLDEDEARTGILAWPVTLGPQEKKEITLKFRITHPKNRPLIEG, encoded by the coding sequence ATGAAAAAGACCCTGCTGATCGTGGGCTTGGGCCTGGCGTTGGCGGCCCCGGCGGCGTCCGGAGCCGGACAGGCGGCCGCGGACGTTTCCGGCGCCTCGACGATCGAGTCCGTGACGATCTATCAGAACAGGTGCATGATAACCCGCACCATGACCGGGGACGTCGTTCCCGGCCCCCATACCTGGGAGTTCCGGGACCTCCCGGCCCAGTTGCTGGAGGAATCGGTCCGTGTGTCCGGCCGCGGCACGGCCGGGGCCCGGATCCTCGACATCCGGATCCAGCAGGCGCTCGGTTCGGAGAGCTCCCAGGCCGCGCTCAAGGACCTGAAGAAGAAAAGGGACGACCTGGCGGCCCAGCTGCTTGAGATCGCCGACCGCCTGGACGTCCTGGCCAAAGAGGCCGATCTCGTCAAGGCCGTGAGCGTCCTGAAGCCCGGCGACGACAAGTCCGCAGCCGCCGCCGGCCAGGCCGGGAACACGACCGAATGGCAGCGGCGGCTGGATTTTATCGACGTCCAGCTGCCGAAGATCCTGGAGCAGACGCGCCGGCTGAACGCCGAAAAAGACGCGCTGGAGATGAAACGGGATGCGGCCCAGCACGACCTCGACCAGCAGGCCAGCCTGCTCGTCCGGCAGCGGAAGGCCGTCCTCGTCGACGTCGAAGTGACCAGGGCCGGTTCGGAGAAACTCTCGCTTTCCTATGTCGTTCCGGGCGTCACCTGGTCACCGTCCTACGATCTCAGGATAGACTCTCAGAAGGACGAAGCGACGCTGACCTACCAGGCCCTGGTCACGCAGGCGACGGGAGAGGACTGGAACAGCGTCCAGCTCTTCCTGTCCACGGCCGAGCCGGCTCTTCAGAGCCGGCCGCAGCGGCTGGAGGCCTGGCGGGTCGATACCGAGAGCGGCGAGACGGGGGCCATCTCCTGTTTCGTCGCCGATCCGGAGGGCACGCCGCTCTCCGGCGCGACCGTGACCGTGACTGGCGGAGCTTTCCGCAGGAGCCTGACAAGCGACGCGCGCGGCCGAGTCCTCTTCGTCAATCTCAAGCCGGGGACCTACAACCTCCGGGCGGAGCTCCAGGGCTTCAACTCGGTCCTGCGCGACGGCATCGAGGTCCGGCCCGGCCGTCGCGCCAGCCTCGATCTTGCCCTCCCGCTGGCCGCGCTCGAGGAGCAGATCTCCGTGGCCGCCAAGGTCAGCTACAATGATCTCGTCGCCGCCGAGGAGGCTCCGGTGCCCGAGGAGGAGGCGGCGATCGAGACGGCCGAAGCGGCCGACCGGACCATGGCCACGGTCTTCGAGATCAAGCAACGGCAAAACGTTCCGAGCTCCCGGGAGAAGAAGAAGGTGACCATCGCCGTGGAGACCCTGCCCGTGGAGAAGGAGTTCCTGACGGTACCCAAGCTGGCCGAGACGGTCTCCCTGAATGCCCGGATCACCAACGCCGCGGAATTCCTCCTCCTGCCCGGACGGGCGAGCCTGTTCTACGACAACGATTACATCTCCACGGCCGAGGTGCCGTTCGTCGCCCCCAACGACCGCTTCGCCCTGGCCGTCGGCGACGTGCCCGGCGTCAAGGTCCGTTGGCGGCAGGTGAGCAAGACGCGGACCGAGACGGGGCTCGTCGGCAAGAAGGTCCAGCTGACCTACGAGATCGCCATCACGCTGGAGAACCTGACGCGCGCGCCCCGGGCCTTGCTGGTCAAGGACCAGGTGCCCGTGACGACGAGCAAGGACGTGACCATCGACATCCTCCAGGCCGTCCCCGAGCCGGTGAAGACGGTCCTCGACGAGGACGAGGCCCGGACCGGCATCCTGGCCTGGCCGGTCACGCTCGGGCCCCAGGAGAAGAAGGAGATCACCCTGAAATTCCGGATCACCCACCCGAAGAACCGCCCGCTCATCGAAGGGTAG